In Drosophila santomea strain STO CAGO 1482 chromosome 3L, Prin_Dsan_1.1, whole genome shotgun sequence, a single window of DNA contains:
- the LOC120448538 gene encoding uncharacterized protein LOC120448538 isoform X1: MPCDNAKTSSDIEHVDWNSGQHYANVRFGSGSSQASQNSGDICRICHCESDPQNPLLTPCYCSGSLKYVHQACLQQWLTASETNSCELCKFPFIMHTKIKPFNEWRSLDISGIERRRLCCSVLFHCAAALCVIWSLCVLIERAADDVQRGHIGAGYWPFWTKLAVVTVGLTGGIVFMYIQCKAYLHLCHRWKARNRILLIQNAPEKIHPVAPPSPVAAHHQHFSEPLAHAGSTSGAVEINASGAVGGYCGHEASCASMDNGGGGAEMGLHQQMQRLLNASPHHMLQMAAELEVPHSSSSACTQTEDGHGHQRHQQMQQSGQQLGQVAVAANIECSQSQHNYDRDWALDDVVSQISSFRPCPQGSGSMTPFHDSIHNVLEHSEGSSRGSATDLCAGSRQDLSASGISTDTGREHAMQLSSFSGSGEHKAPSISSGVSHAVANGLGGFVYKPHQTKRYSNSSIFLENRDVLSDQTSVGPDTAVHPYDYSTPPKIDYRHSGIMSVDLPIGCCTTDCLGGEQTKEELRRYSDPKMRPGEADTVLDIDLPTSPLSPPAAYASQQKQRDSRQHKHPLVISSSFDRGVDGVSSSKSSRGYGPSDAQVDRSRLSFKSLPNLSSSCESLLQK, encoded by the exons ATGCCTTGCGACAACGCCAAAACCTCTTCGGATATCGAGCATGTGGACTGGAATTCCGGCCAGCACTATGCAAATGTCAG ATTCGGTTCGGGCAGCAGCCAGGCATCGCAGAACAGCGGCGACATATGCCGCATCTGCCACTGCGAGAGTGATCCACAGAATCCGCTGCTCACGCCGTGCTACTGCTCCGGAAGTCTAAAGTACGTGCACCAGGCCTGCTTGCAACAGTGGCTCACCGCCTCCGAGACCAACTCCTGCGAGCTCTGCAAGTTCCCCTTCATCATGCACACCAAGATCAAGCCCTTCAACGAG TGGCGCAGCCTTGACATTTCCGGCATTGAAAGGCGGCGGCTGTGCTGCTCCGTGCTGTTCCACTGTGCGGCTGCCCTTTGCGTCATCTGGTCCCTGTGTGTGCTCATCGAGCGAGCCGCCGACGATGTCCAGCGTGGCCATATAGGTGCGGGTT ACTGGCCCTTCTGGACAAAGCTAGCCGTCGTCACCGTTGGCCTCACCGGCGGAATAGTCTTTATGTATATCCAGTGCAAGGCATATCTTCACCTCTGCCACCGCTGGAAGGCACGCAACAG AATTCTACTGATTCAGAATGCGCCGGAGAAGATACATCCTGTGGCACCTCCATCCCCGGTAGCCGCCCATCATCAGCACTTCAGTGAGCCGCTGGCTCATGCCGGATCGACGAGCGGAGCTGTGGAAATCAATGCCAGTGGTGCAGTCGGAGGATACTGTGGCCACGAGGCGAGCTGTGCATCAATGGATAATGGAGGCGGCGGTGCAGAAATGGGTCTACATCAGCAAATGCAGCGCCTTCTAAACGCCTCGCCACATCATATGCTCCAAATGGCCGCCGAACTAGAGGTGCCACACAGCAGTAGTAGTGCCTGCACACAGACAGaggacggacatggccatcaGCGGCaccagcagatgcagcagagCGGCCAGCAATTGGGGCAAGTGGCGGTGGCCGCCAATATCGAGTGTTCGCAGTCACAGCACAATTACGATCGCGACTGGGCCCTCGATGATGTTGTCTCGCAGATCTCCTCATTCCGTCCCTGCCCTCAGGGATCGGGCAGCATGACGCCCTTCCACGATTCCATACACAATGTGCTGGAGCACTCGGAAGGCTCTAGTCGCGGCTCTGCTACGGATCTCTGCGCCGGTTCACGGCAGGATCTCAGTGCCAGCGGCATTTCCACGGATACAGGCCGCGAGCACGCTATGCAGTTAAGCAGCTTTAGTG GCAGTGGCGAGCACAAGGCACCATCCATCAGTTCCGGAGTATCTCATGCGGTAGCCAACGGGCTCGGCGGATTTGTTTACAAGCCGCACCAGACAAAGCGCTACTCCAACTCGTCCATCTTTTTGGAGAACCGCGATGTGCTGAGCGATCAGACCAGCGTGGGTCCCGATACTGCCGTACATCCTTACGATTACAGCACGCCGCCAAAGATCGACTACCGTCACTCTGGAATAATGAGCGTGGATTTGCCCATTGGTTGCTGCACCACTGACTGTTTAGGTGGTGAGCAGACAAAGGAGGAACTTCGTCGCTACTCGGATCCCAAGATGAGGCCCGGCGAAGCGGATACCGTGCTGGATATCGATCTGCCCACATCGCCACTATCACCGCCTGCCGCTTATGCAAGCCAGCAGAAGCAGCGGGATTCCCGTCAGCATAAGCATCCGCTTGTGATCTCCTCATCCTTTGACCGTGGAGTCGATGGGGTCAGTAGCAGCAAGAGCAGCCGTGGTTACGGTCCCTCGGACGCCCAGGTGGATCGATCACGGCTCAGTTTCAAGTCGTTGCCAAATCTCAGCAGCAGCTGTGAAAGTCTCCTCCAGAAGTGA
- the LOC120449076 gene encoding eukaryotic translation initiation factor 4E1 isoform X2 encodes MVVLETEKTSAPSTEQGRPEPPTSAAAPAKAEAKDAKPKEDPQEAGEPAGNTATTNAPAGDDAVRTEHLFKHPLMNVWTLWYLENDRSKSWEDMQNEITSFDTVEDFWSLYNHIKPPSEIKLGSDYSLFKKNIRPMWEDAANKQGGRWVITLNKSSKSDLDNLWLDVLLCLIGEAFDHSDQICGAVVNIRGKSNKISIWTANGNNEEAALEIGHKLRDALRLGRNNSLQYQLHKDTMVKQGSNVKSIYTL; translated from the exons ATGGTAGTGTTGGAGACGGAGAAG ACCAGCGCCCCCAGCACCGAGCAGGGTCGTCCGGAACCACCCACTTCGGCTGCAGCGCCCGCCAAGGCCGAGGCTAAGGATGCCAAGCCCAAGGAGGATCCACAGGAGGCTGGCGAACCAGCAGGAAACACTGCAACCACCAACGCTCCCGCCGGCGACGATGCTGTGCGCACCGAGCACCTGTTCAAACACCCGCTCATGAACGTCTGGACGCTGTGGTACCTTGAAAACGATCGGTCCAAGTCCTGGGAGGACATGCAGAACGAGATCACCAGCTTCGATACCGTCGAGGACTTCTGGAGCCTGTACAACCACATCAAGCCCCCATCAGAGATCAAGCTGGGCAGTGACTACTCGCTCTTCAAGAAGAACATTCG TCCCATGTGGGAAGATGCAGCCAACAAACAGGGCGGTCGTTGGGTCATTACCCTTAACAAAAGCTCCAAGAGCGATCTGGATAACCTATGGCTCGATGTG CTGCTTTGCCTGATTGGCGAGGCCTTCGATCACTCCGATCAGATCTGCGGGGCTGTTGTAAACATTCGCGGCAAGAGCAACAAGATAT CCATCTGGACTGCCAATGGAAACAACGAGGAGGCTGCCCTTGAGATTGGTCACAAGCTGCGCGATGCCCTGCGTCTGGGACGCAACAACTCGCTGCAGTATCAGTTGCACAAGGACACGATGGTCAAGCAGGGCTCCAACGTGAAATCTATCTACACTTTGTAG
- the LOC120448259 gene encoding uncharacterized protein LOC120448259 encodes MSAAELEAEASAHEQQSQQQQQNQSQSEEINTNTAINANAPTTNSYNNNLDTETQLQMHQDPQQQEIEGNSNNGITGLGLSLMNSSPPPHSYRHSRAYRHFKNPPQPHMCIRTTTEAGEELFINVLSWTRIVIPQEPSDPIPLYGGMRVPPGSPRSPPIVFAVMANPEVLKDSGRHSKDPEERRAMVELMCDFVEAMNPGVKLVRNAVILKDRDISGELKDVWNAVQAQRDREREEQMMQQRQQQHYQNITTQQMFPKSPDATRAASAGAPVNEASPPPAHLSEPLLAEQGNGNGNGNGITLAVFAQQLDNKVTSEQAEQQEQSAAVVEDACVDQTDAGSSVNGSSTVLDNQSVAVETEPEVKVAPSAATNGASTPTTSSSTPTAKDTSSPTPTPAPVVAPVVTPTPPPAAPAKKEKLGGFLPNGCIFPRFKNNKHKDKDSSHKEGKSKEKTLLNALKKSKEKKVAPSEQPTEKAAASDNGTTQYEKNCINNLECEVQKLDLNSGSNGDNSMFIKLKVSPANATAAAAAAK; translated from the exons ATGTCTGCGGCCGAACTTGAAGCGGAGGCTTCTGCCCACGAGCAACAAtcccagcaacaacaacaaaatcaatCACAAAGCGAGGAGATAAATACAAACACTGCCATCAATGCAAATGCACCCACAACaaacagctacaacaacaattTGGATACGGAAACACAGCTCCAGATGCACCAGGatccgcagcagcaggaaatcgagggcaacagcaacaatggcaTCACAGGACTCGGCCTCAGTCTGATGAACTCCTCACCGCCGCCGCACAGCTACCGACACTCGCGGGCCTATCGCCACTTCAAGAATCCGCCGCAGCCCCACATGTGCATCCGCACCACCACGGAGGCGGGCGAGGAGCTCTTCATCAATGTCCTCAGCTGGACGCGCATTGTGATACCGCAGGAGCCCAGCGATCCCATTCCCCTCTACGGAGGCATGCGG GTACCGCCTGGCAGCCCACGCAGTCCTCCCATTGTCTTTGCCGTAATGGCCAATCCGGAGGTGCTCAAAGACTCGGGACGTCACAGCAAAGATCCTGAGGAGCGACGAGCTATGGTTGAGCTGATGTGCGACTTTGTGGAGGCTATGAATCCAGGCGTGAAATTAGTCAG AAACGCCGTAATACTTAAGGATCGCGATATCTCAGGCGAACTGAAGGATGTCTGGAATGCCGTTCAGGCGCAGCGCGATCGCGAGAGGGAGGAGCAGATGATGCAGCAgcgtcagcagcagcactacCAGAACATCACCACGCAGCAGATGTTTCCCAAATCGCCGGACGCAACGCGGGCAGCTAGTGCTGGTGCTCCAGTGAACGAGGCCAGCCCGCCGCCGGCTCACCTATCTGAGCCGCTGCTGGCAGAGCAGGGAAATGGcaacggcaatggcaatggcatcACCCTGGCTGTGTTTGCCCAGCAGCTGGACAACAAAGTGACCAGCGAGCAGGCTGAACAGCAGGAGCAATCAGCAGCAGTCGTGGAAGATGCTTGCGTGGATCAAACGGATGCCGGCAGTTCGGTGAATGGATCATCTACTGTGCTGGACAATCAGTCGGTGGCGGTGGAGACCGAACCGGAGGTAAAGGTTGCACCATCGGCAGCCACGAATGGTGCTAGCACTCCAACAACCAGCAGCTCAACACCCACAGCAAAAGACACATcatctccaactccaactccggCTCCCGTTGTTGCTCCCGTTGTCACACCAACTCCGCCACCTGCTGCTCCCGCAAAGAAGGAGAAACTGGGCGGCTTCTTGCCCAACGGCTGCATCTTCCCGCGCTTTAAGAACAACAAGCACAAGGACAAGGACAGCAGTCACAAGGAGGGCAAGAGCAAAGAGAAGACTCTGCTGAATGCGCTGAAAAAGAGCAAAGAGAAGAAGGTGGCGCCCAGTGAACAGCCGACAGAGAAAGCAGCCGCCTCGGACAACGGAACCACGCAGTACGAGAAGAACTGCATCAACAATCTGGAGTGCGAGGTGCAGAAGCTGGACTTGAACAGCGGCAGCAATGGTGACAATAGCATGTTCATCAAGCTGAAAGTTTCGCCGGCCAATGccacagcagcggcagcggcggcaaaGTAG
- the LOC120449076 gene encoding eukaryotic translation initiation factor 4E1 isoform X1: protein MQSDFHRMKNFANPKSMFKTSAPSTEQGRPEPPTSAAAPAKAEAKDAKPKEDPQEAGEPAGNTATTNAPAGDDAVRTEHLFKHPLMNVWTLWYLENDRSKSWEDMQNEITSFDTVEDFWSLYNHIKPPSEIKLGSDYSLFKKNIRPMWEDAANKQGGRWVITLNKSSKSDLDNLWLDVLLCLIGEAFDHSDQICGAVVNIRGKSNKISIWTANGNNEEAALEIGHKLRDALRLGRNNSLQYQLHKDTMVKQGSNVKSIYTL from the exons ATGCAGAGCGACTTTCACAGAATGAAGAACTTTGCCAATCCCAAGTCCATGTTCAAA ACCAGCGCCCCCAGCACCGAGCAGGGTCGTCCGGAACCACCCACTTCGGCTGCAGCGCCCGCCAAGGCCGAGGCTAAGGATGCCAAGCCCAAGGAGGATCCACAGGAGGCTGGCGAACCAGCAGGAAACACTGCAACCACCAACGCTCCCGCCGGCGACGATGCTGTGCGCACCGAGCACCTGTTCAAACACCCGCTCATGAACGTCTGGACGCTGTGGTACCTTGAAAACGATCGGTCCAAGTCCTGGGAGGACATGCAGAACGAGATCACCAGCTTCGATACCGTCGAGGACTTCTGGAGCCTGTACAACCACATCAAGCCCCCATCAGAGATCAAGCTGGGCAGTGACTACTCGCTCTTCAAGAAGAACATTCG TCCCATGTGGGAAGATGCAGCCAACAAACAGGGCGGTCGTTGGGTCATTACCCTTAACAAAAGCTCCAAGAGCGATCTGGATAACCTATGGCTCGATGTG CTGCTTTGCCTGATTGGCGAGGCCTTCGATCACTCCGATCAGATCTGCGGGGCTGTTGTAAACATTCGCGGCAAGAGCAACAAGATAT CCATCTGGACTGCCAATGGAAACAACGAGGAGGCTGCCCTTGAGATTGGTCACAAGCTGCGCGATGCCCTGCGTCTGGGACGCAACAACTCGCTGCAGTATCAGTTGCACAAGGACACGATGGTCAAGCAGGGCTCCAACGTGAAATCTATCTACACTTTGTAG
- the LOC120449479 gene encoding heat shock protein 27: protein MSIVPLLHLARELDHDYRSDLEHLLEDDFGFGVHAHDLFHPRRLMLPSTVGLGRRRYSPYERSHGHHHHLVPRRSSGGKNSLLPAVGKDGFQVCMDVSQFKPNELTVKVVDQTVVVEGKHEEREDGHGMIQRHFVRKYTLPKGFDPNDVVSTVSSDGVLTLKAPPPPSKEQAKAERIVQIQQTGPAHLSVKAPEAGDGKAENGGGEKMETGK, encoded by the coding sequence atgtcTATTGTACCACTGCTGCACTTGGCCCGCGAGCTGGATCACGACTACCGCAGCGACTTGGAACATTTGCTGGAGGATGACTTCGGTTTCGGGGTCCATGCCCACGATCTCTTCCATCCGCGTCGCCTGATGCTGCCCAGCACCGTGGGTCTTGGACGTCGTCGCTACTCGCCGTACGAGAGGAGCCATGGCCATCACCATCACCTGGTGCCGCGTCGCTCGTCTGGAGGTAAAAACTCTCTGCTGCCCGCTGTGGGCAAAGATGGCTTCCAGGTGTGCATGGATGTGTCGCAGTTCAAGCCCAATGAGCTGACCGTCAAGGTGGTGGACCAGACCGTTGTGGTGGAGGGCAAGCACGAGGAGCGCGAGGATGGCCATGGAATGATCCAGCGTCACTTTGTGCGCAAGTATACCTTGCCCAAGGGCTTTGACCCCAACGATGTGGTGTCCACCGTCTCCTCCGACGGTGTGCTGACCCTCAAGGCCCCGCCGCCACCCAGCAAGGAGCAGGCCAAGGCGGAGCGCATTGTTCAGATCCAGCAAACAGGTCCTGCTCATTTGAGTGTGAAGGCACCCGAAGCTGGCGatggaaaagccgaaaatgGCGGCGGCGAGAAAATGGAGACTGGCAAGTAA
- the LOC120447493 gene encoding heat shock protein 23: MANIPLLLSLADDLGRMSMVPFYEPYYCQRQRNPYLALVGPMEQQLRQLEKQVGSSSGSSGAVSKIGKDGFQVCMDVSHFKPSELVVKVQDNSVLVEGNHEEREDDHGFITRHFVRRYALPAGYEADKVASTLSSDGVLTIKVPKPPAIEDKANERIVQIQQVGPAHLNVKENPKEAVEQDNGNDK, encoded by the coding sequence atggCAAACATTCCATTGTTGTTGAGCCTCGCCGACGATTTGGGCCGCATGTCGATGGTGCCCTTCTATGAGCCCTACTACTGCCAGCGCCAGAGGAATCCCTACTTGGCTCTGGTGGGACCgatggagcagcagctgcgccAGCTGGAGAAACAGGTGGGCTCCTCGTCGGGATCGTCGGGTGCCGTGTCGAAAATCGGCAAGGATGGCTTCCAGGTCTGCATGGATGTGTCGCACTTCAAGCCCAGCGAACTGGTGGTCAAGGTGCAAGACAACTCCGTCCTGGTGGAGGGCAACCATGAGGAGCGCGAGGATGACCATGGCTTCATCACTCGTCACTTTGTGCGCCGCTATGCTCTGCCAGCCGGCTATGAGGCCGATAAGGTGGCCTCCACATTGTCCTCCGATGGCGTCCTAACCATCAAGGTGCCCAAGCCACCGGCCATCGAGGATAAGGCCAACGAGCGCATCGTTCAGATCCAGCAGGTGGGACCCGCCCATCTCAATGTGAAGGAGAATCCCAAGGAGGCGGTGGAGCAGGACAACGGCAACGATAAGTAG
- the LOC120448538 gene encoding uncharacterized protein LOC120448538 isoform X2 produces the protein MPCDNAKTSSDIEHVDWNSGQHYANVRFGSGSSQASQNSGDICRICHCESDPQNPLLTPCYCSGSLKYVHQACLQQWLTASETNSCELCKFPFIMHTKIKPFNEWRSLDISGIERRRLCCSVLFHCAAALCVIWSLCVLIERAADDVQRGHIDWPFWTKLAVVTVGLTGGIVFMYIQCKAYLHLCHRWKARNRILLIQNAPEKIHPVAPPSPVAAHHQHFSEPLAHAGSTSGAVEINASGAVGGYCGHEASCASMDNGGGGAEMGLHQQMQRLLNASPHHMLQMAAELEVPHSSSSACTQTEDGHGHQRHQQMQQSGQQLGQVAVAANIECSQSQHNYDRDWALDDVVSQISSFRPCPQGSGSMTPFHDSIHNVLEHSEGSSRGSATDLCAGSRQDLSASGISTDTGREHAMQLSSFSGSGEHKAPSISSGVSHAVANGLGGFVYKPHQTKRYSNSSIFLENRDVLSDQTSVGPDTAVHPYDYSTPPKIDYRHSGIMSVDLPIGCCTTDCLGGEQTKEELRRYSDPKMRPGEADTVLDIDLPTSPLSPPAAYASQQKQRDSRQHKHPLVISSSFDRGVDGVSSSKSSRGYGPSDAQVDRSRLSFKSLPNLSSSCESLLQK, from the exons ATGCCTTGCGACAACGCCAAAACCTCTTCGGATATCGAGCATGTGGACTGGAATTCCGGCCAGCACTATGCAAATGTCAG ATTCGGTTCGGGCAGCAGCCAGGCATCGCAGAACAGCGGCGACATATGCCGCATCTGCCACTGCGAGAGTGATCCACAGAATCCGCTGCTCACGCCGTGCTACTGCTCCGGAAGTCTAAAGTACGTGCACCAGGCCTGCTTGCAACAGTGGCTCACCGCCTCCGAGACCAACTCCTGCGAGCTCTGCAAGTTCCCCTTCATCATGCACACCAAGATCAAGCCCTTCAACGAG TGGCGCAGCCTTGACATTTCCGGCATTGAAAGGCGGCGGCTGTGCTGCTCCGTGCTGTTCCACTGTGCGGCTGCCCTTTGCGTCATCTGGTCCCTGTGTGTGCTCATCGAGCGAGCCGCCGACGATGTCCAGCGTGGCCATATAG ACTGGCCCTTCTGGACAAAGCTAGCCGTCGTCACCGTTGGCCTCACCGGCGGAATAGTCTTTATGTATATCCAGTGCAAGGCATATCTTCACCTCTGCCACCGCTGGAAGGCACGCAACAG AATTCTACTGATTCAGAATGCGCCGGAGAAGATACATCCTGTGGCACCTCCATCCCCGGTAGCCGCCCATCATCAGCACTTCAGTGAGCCGCTGGCTCATGCCGGATCGACGAGCGGAGCTGTGGAAATCAATGCCAGTGGTGCAGTCGGAGGATACTGTGGCCACGAGGCGAGCTGTGCATCAATGGATAATGGAGGCGGCGGTGCAGAAATGGGTCTACATCAGCAAATGCAGCGCCTTCTAAACGCCTCGCCACATCATATGCTCCAAATGGCCGCCGAACTAGAGGTGCCACACAGCAGTAGTAGTGCCTGCACACAGACAGaggacggacatggccatcaGCGGCaccagcagatgcagcagagCGGCCAGCAATTGGGGCAAGTGGCGGTGGCCGCCAATATCGAGTGTTCGCAGTCACAGCACAATTACGATCGCGACTGGGCCCTCGATGATGTTGTCTCGCAGATCTCCTCATTCCGTCCCTGCCCTCAGGGATCGGGCAGCATGACGCCCTTCCACGATTCCATACACAATGTGCTGGAGCACTCGGAAGGCTCTAGTCGCGGCTCTGCTACGGATCTCTGCGCCGGTTCACGGCAGGATCTCAGTGCCAGCGGCATTTCCACGGATACAGGCCGCGAGCACGCTATGCAGTTAAGCAGCTTTAGTG GCAGTGGCGAGCACAAGGCACCATCCATCAGTTCCGGAGTATCTCATGCGGTAGCCAACGGGCTCGGCGGATTTGTTTACAAGCCGCACCAGACAAAGCGCTACTCCAACTCGTCCATCTTTTTGGAGAACCGCGATGTGCTGAGCGATCAGACCAGCGTGGGTCCCGATACTGCCGTACATCCTTACGATTACAGCACGCCGCCAAAGATCGACTACCGTCACTCTGGAATAATGAGCGTGGATTTGCCCATTGGTTGCTGCACCACTGACTGTTTAGGTGGTGAGCAGACAAAGGAGGAACTTCGTCGCTACTCGGATCCCAAGATGAGGCCCGGCGAAGCGGATACCGTGCTGGATATCGATCTGCCCACATCGCCACTATCACCGCCTGCCGCTTATGCAAGCCAGCAGAAGCAGCGGGATTCCCGTCAGCATAAGCATCCGCTTGTGATCTCCTCATCCTTTGACCGTGGAGTCGATGGGGTCAGTAGCAGCAAGAGCAGCCGTGGTTACGGTCCCTCGGACGCCCAGGTGGATCGATCACGGCTCAGTTTCAAGTCGTTGCCAAATCTCAGCAGCAGCTGTGAAAGTCTCCTCCAGAAGTGA
- the LOC120447611 gene encoding uncharacterized protein LOC120447611, which produces MHVPCHTDDDDDDMLDSSPKRKTTTTTTSRRGPDSGEFANNLVGPRTQLRNTILRKRAKTFRDCCVRNAPLYVHTYIHMYVCMYETFPMYVVLAPIYLTKGNTSAGGAFSHIM; this is translated from the exons atgcatgtacCCTGCCACacagatgatgatgatgatgatatgCTGGATTCGT CTCCAAAacgcaaaacaacaacaacaacaacatccaGACGGGGGCCAGACAGTGGAGAGTTTGCTAACAATTTAGTGGGGCCCCGAACTCAGCTGCGAAATACAAttct TCGGAAAAGAGCAAAAACCTTCAGAGATTGCTGCGTACGAAATGCCCCCttgtacgtacatacatacatacacatgtatgtatgtatgtatgaaacATTCCCCATGTACGTGGTACTTGCTCCCATTTACCTAACCAAGGGGAACACATCCGCCGGAGGAGCATTCTCGCACATTATGTGA
- the LOC120447488 gene encoding heat shock protein 67B1, which translates to MSLIPFILDLAEELHDFNRSLAMDIDDSTGFGLYPLEATSQLPQLSRGLGRGNAMMWVPIKGQATAQHRHHPYNRVAGAKTVCCNKSLVELEKELGDKGTSGASGSASGQPAASKSAYSVVNRNGFQVSMNVKQFAANELTVKTIDNCIVVEGQHDEKEDGHGVISRHFIRKYILPKGYDPNEVHSTLSSDGILTVKAPPPVPVVKGSLERQERIVDIQQISQQQKDKDAQPPKPAEVEQQASSATTSTSNPTALTPTPTPTPTSTPSLSLTLAESNGNGQEETEMEMPALSPSLSSEAAAAAAVAVETPSTAGTTSSANNGVAEPESMEVAVAKNEETAKVDEPTPNPVISSEEEQKVEDANANEVPVASNNGNGAVAAPEDVEMPLAKKPEISTEDSKGEQAEKVDKVEKVEEKGGEELAAVDAAILLAKNQGENGATAAKTEELAK; encoded by the coding sequence atgtcGCTGATACCGTTCATACTAGATTTGGCCGAGGAGCTGCACGATTTCAATCGCAGCCTGGCAATGGATATAGATGATTCGACCGGATTCGGGTTGTATCCGCTGGAGGCCACCTCACAGTTGCCACAGCTGAGTCGGGGGTTGGGGCGTGGGAATGCAATGATGTGGGTACCCATCAAGGGTCAGGCGACGGCGCAGCATCGTCATCATCCGTACAATCGTGTGGCCGGAGCCAAGACTGTGTGCTGCAATAAGTCGCTGGTGGAGCTGGAAAAGGAACTGGGCGATAAGGGCACTTCCGGGGCAAGTGGCAGTGCCAGTGGCCAACCGGCGGCCAGCAAATCCGCCTACTCTGTGGTGAATAGGAACGGCTTCCAGGTGAGCATGAATGTGAAGCAATTCGCCGCCAACGAACTGACTGTGAAGACCATCGATAACTGTATCGTGGTCGAGGGTCAGCACGACGAGAAGGAGGATGGCCACGGGGTGATCTCGCGCCACTTCATCCGCAAGTACATCCTGCCCAAGGGCTATGATCCCAACGAGGTGCACTCGACCCTCTCGTCGGACGGGATTCTGACGGTCAAGGCGCCGCCACCAGTTCCAGTCGTCAAAGGCAGCCTGGAACGACAGGAGCGCATCGTGGACATCCAGCAGATatcgcagcagcagaaggatAAGGATGCGCAGCCGCCAAAGCCGGCAGAGGTAGAACAGCAGGCATCTAGTGCCACCACTTCCACTTCAAATCCAACTGCACTTACACCAACACCCACACCTACACCCACTTCCACACCATCGCTCTCGCTCACTCTCGCCGAGAGCAATGGCAATGGTCAGGAAGAGACAGAGATGGAAATGCCGGCTCTTTCGCCCTCCCTTTCCAGcgaggctgctgctgccgctgctgttgcagtgGAAACCCCTTCCACTGCAGGAACAACTTCCAGTGCCAACAATGGCGTTGCAGAACCAGAGTCAATGGAAGTGGCGGTTGCCAAAAACGAAGAGACTGCCAAAGTGGATGAACCCACACCCAATCCCGTTATAAGCAGCGAAGAGGAGCAAAAGGTAGAGGATGCAAATGCCAACGAAGTGCCCGTTGCCTCGAATAACGGTAATGGAGCAGTCGCAGCACCCGAGGATGTAGAAATGCCGCTGGCCAAGAAACCGGAAATCTCCACGGAGGACAGCAAAGGGGAGCAGGCGGAGAAGGTGGATAAAGTAGAGAAAGTAGAGGAAAAGGGCGGCGAAGAACTGGCCGCCGTGGATGCGGCCATACTTCTGGCCAAAAACCAGGGCGAAAACGGAGCCACTGCAGCCAAAACCGAGGAACTGGCCAAGTGA
- the LOC120448261 gene encoding uncharacterized protein LOC120448261, producing the protein MKCFILAALLLATLASGENIFKINITPEEAQQFLNSAQLRGIGDIEYAPKTGENPLPEARNEKGQFVYMGRVIEHPEDYVEEHYDAHQYHGQDGLGQFAYGYRDWNQGKNEKRDETGKVTGSYKYVQPHGRDFVANYYADKTGFHVEDNRPAHLKLPATKTPAVLKAEEEHFKLWGELAAAAGHNPDPYAAEYQQEGRYQPTEPEYQPYVHEEPPYVPGPEETGEPKGFFYAFDYNVPLLRNKEERAELERLRAVNNKDE; encoded by the exons ATGAAGTGCTTCATCTTGGCTGCCCTGTTGCTG GCCACCCTAGCCAGCGGCGAGAACATCTTTAAGATCAACATAACTCCCGAGGAGGCCCAGCAGTTCCTAAACAGCGCCCAACTGCGTGGCATTGGCGACATCGAGTATGCACCGAAAACCGGAGAGAATCCCCTGCCGGAGGCCCGCAACGAGAAGGGTCAGTTCGTGTACATGGGTCGTGTGATCGAGCATCCCGAGGACTATGTGGAGGAGCACTACGACGCCCATCAGTACCATGGCCAGGATGGTTTGGGTCAGTTCGCCTACGGCTACAGGGATTGGAATCAGGGCAAGAACGAGAAGCGCGATGAGACGGGCAAGGTGACCGGTTCGTACAAGTATGTCCAACCACATGGCCGTGACTTTGTGGCCAACTACTATGCGGATAAGACCGGTTTCCATGTGGAGGACAACCGTCCGGCGCACCTTAAGCTGCCCGCCACCAAAACTCCCGCTGTCCTCAAGGCCGAGGAGGAGCACTTCAAGCTGTGGGGTGAGctggccgccgccgctggCCACAATCCCGATCCCTATGCCGCCGAGTACCAGCAGGAGGGTCGCTACCAGCCCACCGAGCCCGAGTACCAGCCCTACGTGCACGAGGAGCCGCCATATGTGCCCGGACCCGAGGAGACCGGCGAGCCCAAGGGCTTCTTCTACGCCTTCGACTACAATGTCCCCCTGTTGCGCAACAAGGAGGAGCGTGCCGAGCTGGAACGCCTGCGCGCCGTCAACAACAAGGACGAGTAG